One Candidatus Poribacteria bacterium DNA segment encodes these proteins:
- a CDS encoding BrnT family toxin: protein MRIDEIIWLQQFVEKLAIKHDVEKTEVEEVLANHPYFRFVSKGDRPGEDVYSAMGQTDAGRYLIVVLILKSNHRALIVSARDMDKTERRNYGRQK from the coding sequence TTGCGGATTGATGAGATTATATGGCTACAACAATTTGTTGAAAAATTAGCGATAAAGCACGATGTAGAAAAAACCGAAGTTGAGGAAGTTTTAGCCAATCACCCATATTTTCGTTTCGTCTCTAAAGGCGATCGGCCAGGGGAAGATGTCTACTCGGCTATGGGACAAACGGACGCGGGCCGTTATCTTATCGTTGTTCTTATCCTAAAGTCAAATCATCGGGCGTTAATTGTCAGCGCAAGGGATATGGACAAAACGGAGCGAAGGAATTATGGAAGACAAAAATAA
- a CDS encoding Ldh family oxidoreductase has translation MNIHEQEVIVEASALQSVCSRLYQKVGVAKSDADTIAEMQVLMDLRGVHSHATRAVPRYVRGIINGDINPIPELQVLEDNTASVLLNGDRGLGHLVGVRAMNMAIEKAKSASIGVAVVRNSNHFGAASSHAMRAVSHDMIGFATTNGLGVNVAVHGARSTSIGNNALSFAIPAGEEPPIILDMACGAAAAGRIGTARLYQEKIPLGWGLDADGNETDDPSKVAAILPAAGPKGSALAIVMDVLCGPLSGGLMGINKHYQPGDAPLEKRVSSHFFFAINIASFTSLAEFKAEIDRQIQMTRRATPRSGFTRVTLPGEIEWELTQERRANGIPLHREPVRELETLADELGVDLPWDRQ, from the coding sequence ATGAATATACACGAGCAAGAGGTAATCGTAGAGGCATCGGCGTTGCAAAGCGTCTGTAGCCGACTGTATCAAAAAGTAGGGGTTGCTAAATCGGATGCGGATACCATTGCAGAAATGCAGGTACTGATGGACTTACGAGGTGTTCATTCGCACGCGACACGCGCTGTCCCGCGTTATGTTCGCGGTATCATCAACGGCGATATAAATCCGATCCCGGAACTACAAGTGCTTGAAGATAATACCGCTTCTGTCTTACTGAATGGCGATCGTGGGTTAGGACACCTTGTGGGTGTCCGCGCAATGAATATGGCGATTGAGAAGGCGAAATCTGCTTCGATTGGCGTGGCTGTTGTTCGCAATAGCAATCACTTTGGGGCTGCCTCCAGTCATGCAATGCGAGCCGTTTCGCACGATATGATTGGTTTTGCAACGACGAATGGACTGGGTGTGAATGTCGCTGTCCATGGTGCCAGAAGCACTTCCATTGGAAACAACGCGCTCTCGTTCGCGATACCCGCAGGCGAAGAGCCACCCATCATCCTGGATATGGCATGCGGTGCCGCTGCCGCGGGAAGGATTGGGACAGCGCGACTCTATCAGGAGAAAATTCCGTTGGGATGGGGACTCGATGCCGATGGCAATGAGACGGATGATCCGAGCAAGGTTGCTGCTATCCTACCCGCTGCGGGTCCTAAAGGCTCTGCGCTTGCGATTGTGATGGATGTCTTATGCGGTCCATTGAGCGGTGGGTTGATGGGTATCAACAAGCACTATCAGCCCGGCGATGCCCCCCTTGAGAAACGCGTATCTTCACACTTTTTCTTTGCGATTAACATCGCCAGTTTTACCTCCCTCGCAGAGTTTAAAGCCGAGATTGATCGACAGATTCAAATGACGCGGCGAGCTACGCCACGTAGCGGGTTTACGCGCGTCACGCTTCCCGGTGAGATTGAATGGGAACTCACCCAAGAACGCCGGGCAAACGGGATACCGCTCCACCGAGAACCCGTGCGGGAACTTGAAACACTTGCTGACGAATTAGGTGTTGACCTTCCGTGGGATCGGCAATGA
- a CDS encoding DUF1592 domain-containing protein → MILSNYTLRCLCLILMLALVAFTANPGEKDTTDFSKNGALFLEQYCFSCHAGDQPAAELSLDSYTDNPSLIKDREVWDRVLDMVETTQMPPEDSGQPSIEALESFVAHIEAIFEHADRTAKPDPGRVTVRRLNRVEYKNTVRDLLSADFNPTENFPADDVGHGFDNIGDVLSMSPLLMERYLEAAEAIVSRVIVLDPLPPSRSYRNGKILEPTHDDVPDERYRLLDPTAAEPWKSGPFTTGADNFNIAPDAEIIYHAVLYAETESDTPVEVVLFIQGDALAHVTPPEKLTRLVGVDPTVDNNIKVLKAFKITARSPEKNRTIRVHLTGIPNIENVGIAMLKPKEGEPDAKLQIRVLWSKGPLETRPKSHFEILACTPGISQAEQTREVLTRLLRRGYRRPPTDNEVEQLAQFAESVQVDGVPWEASIQEAIKVILCSPKFLFRLELDDRPQTPEPHPIDEFQLASRLSYFLWSSMPDDELLELAEKKQLTINLEAQVKRMLADAKASELGSSFGSQWLQIQRLTTVAPDLEKFPYFTGGLRLAMQKETELFVESIFREDRSLLDLIDADYTFLNQPIASHYGIVDTQGNWRGHKNPVPGGERIRGRSFRRVKLQGTARGGILSHASVLTVTSNPTRTSPVKRGRWVLEQILGTPPPPPPPDVPELEEEGEAVHGTTLRERLEQHRADPACANCHAKMDPIGFALENFNAIGAFRWKDGEQAIDTTAVLPDGTVLQHGIVDLRQVVLDRKQQFLRALTEKMLTYALGRGLEYYDRPTVERIVAQLETEDYRSSVLVTEIVKSDPFRLRRGTESE, encoded by the coding sequence ATGATTCTGTCCAATTACACCCTACGATGTCTTTGTCTGATTTTGATGCTGGCACTCGTTGCCTTTACCGCCAACCCCGGTGAAAAGGATACCACCGATTTTTCTAAAAATGGCGCGCTATTTTTAGAACAGTACTGTTTCAGTTGTCACGCGGGTGACCAACCCGCCGCTGAACTCTCCTTGGATTCATACACAGATAACCCTTCCTTGATTAAGGATCGTGAGGTTTGGGATCGGGTGCTGGACATGGTAGAAACAACGCAGATGCCACCAGAAGATAGCGGACAGCCATCAATAGAAGCATTGGAATCTTTTGTTGCGCATATTGAAGCCATCTTTGAACACGCAGACCGCACGGCAAAACCGGATCCTGGACGCGTCACAGTCCGTCGACTCAATCGGGTTGAGTATAAAAACACAGTCCGAGATCTGCTCAGTGCCGATTTCAATCCGACGGAAAATTTCCCCGCCGATGATGTCGGACACGGATTTGATAACATTGGCGATGTCCTCTCTATGTCACCGCTGCTGATGGAGCGCTATCTTGAAGCCGCGGAGGCAATTGTTTCGCGCGTTATCGTATTGGATCCGCTGCCTCCCTCCAGATCCTACCGAAACGGAAAAATTCTTGAGCCAACTCACGATGATGTTCCTGATGAACGCTACCGCCTGCTCGATCCAACCGCCGCAGAGCCGTGGAAATCCGGTCCGTTTACAACAGGCGCAGACAATTTCAACATAGCACCCGACGCAGAAATTATCTACCACGCAGTGCTTTATGCTGAGACGGAGAGCGACACCCCTGTAGAGGTTGTTTTATTCATTCAAGGCGACGCATTAGCGCACGTAACCCCACCGGAGAAACTTACACGTTTAGTGGGTGTAGATCCGACAGTAGACAATAATATCAAGGTTTTGAAGGCTTTTAAGATTACCGCTCGCAGCCCCGAAAAAAACCGGACGATTAGAGTCCATCTTACCGGTATTCCGAACATTGAAAACGTCGGCATCGCGATGCTGAAGCCAAAAGAAGGTGAACCAGACGCTAAACTTCAGATTCGCGTGCTCTGGTCAAAGGGTCCCTTAGAAACCAGACCTAAATCTCATTTCGAGATTCTGGCATGCACACCCGGAATTTCCCAAGCCGAACAGACCCGCGAGGTGCTAACACGCTTGCTCCGCCGAGGCTACCGCCGTCCACCGACCGACAACGAAGTCGAACAACTCGCGCAGTTTGCAGAATCTGTTCAAGTGGACGGAGTGCCGTGGGAAGCGAGTATCCAAGAAGCGATTAAAGTTATTCTCTGTTCACCGAAATTCCTCTTTCGATTGGAACTCGATGACCGTCCACAAACGCCAGAACCGCATCCGATTGATGAATTCCAACTCGCTTCTCGGCTCTCCTATTTCTTATGGAGCAGCATGCCAGACGACGAACTCCTTGAACTCGCCGAGAAAAAACAACTCACCATCAATCTGGAAGCCCAAGTTAAACGCATGTTAGCTGACGCAAAGGCATCTGAATTAGGGAGCAGTTTCGGGTCCCAATGGCTTCAGATTCAACGATTGACAACGGTCGCGCCGGATCTCGAAAAATTTCCGTATTTCACTGGCGGCTTACGCTTGGCTATGCAAAAGGAGACCGAACTTTTTGTTGAATCGATCTTTCGAGAAGACAGGAGTCTGCTTGATCTCATTGATGCCGACTATACCTTCCTTAATCAACCGATAGCGAGCCACTACGGTATCGTGGATACACAAGGAAACTGGAGAGGACATAAGAACCCTGTCCCGGGGGGTGAACGGATTCGCGGTAGATCGTTCCGGCGCGTCAAGTTACAAGGCACCGCACGCGGTGGCATACTTAGCCACGCCAGCGTTTTGACCGTGACCTCTAACCCAACGCGCACCTCTCCCGTCAAAAGGGGACGCTGGGTGCTGGAACAGATACTCGGTACGCCGCCACCGCCACCGCCACCGGATGTTCCAGAATTAGAAGAAGAGGGTGAGGCGGTTCATGGGACTACGCTCCGAGAGCGTCTCGAACAACACCGGGCGGACCCCGCATGTGCTAACTGCCACGCGAAAATGGACCCCATCGGGTTCGCGCTTGAAAACTTCAACGCAATCGGCGCGTTTCGGTGGAAAGATGGCGAACAGGCTATCGACACAACGGCGGTATTACCGGATGGAACGGTACTACAACACGGCATAGTAGACCTGAGACAGGTCGTCTTGGATCGAAAACAGCAGTTCTTACGCGCTTTGACAGAGAAGATGTTAACCTATGCTTTGGGGAGAGGTTTGGAGTATTACGACCGACCGACTGTTGAACGTATCGTCGCACAACTCGAAACCGAAGACTACAGAAGTTCGGTACTGGTTACAGAAATCGTCAAAAGCGACCCGTTCCGGTTGCGACGTGGCACAGAGAGCGAGTGA
- a CDS encoding SMP-30/gluconolactonase/LRE family protein has translation MSTPKQFSRRSFLSGLAVGAALPWLETIGSLTAWADTFPDGKTITRYPDPAVEVIDPRFAKYKVGNAVVERLWTGARWSEGPVWFGDGGFLLWSDIPNNRILKWQEATGAVSVYRKPSNYTNGHTRDRQGRLISCEHGTRRVTRTEYDGTVTVLIDNFEGKRFNAPNDAVVHPDGHIWFTDPGYGILTHYEGHKAEFELPTSVYRLNPDTGEAVVVTEEIERPNGLCFSPDYDKLYVADTGPPKNIVIHDVVDGERLANKQVFADMAPGAADGLRCDIDGNLWAGTGWVGEGYDGVHIFAPDGTLIGKIHLPEICANICFGGVKRNRLFMAGSQSLYSVYVNAQGVPYF, from the coding sequence ATGAGCACACCAAAACAATTTTCACGGCGATCATTTTTAAGTGGTTTAGCGGTCGGTGCTGCCCTACCGTGGTTGGAAACGATAGGTTCCCTTACAGCTTGGGCAGACACGTTCCCGGACGGGAAAACGATTACCCGTTACCCCGATCCAGCCGTTGAAGTAATAGACCCGCGTTTTGCAAAATATAAAGTTGGCAACGCCGTTGTGGAACGGTTATGGACCGGGGCGCGCTGGTCAGAGGGACCCGTCTGGTTCGGCGATGGTGGCTTCCTCCTTTGGAGCGACATCCCGAACAACCGGATCCTGAAATGGCAGGAAGCCACTGGCGCAGTAAGCGTCTATCGCAAACCTTCTAATTATACAAACGGACACACACGCGACCGACAGGGCAGACTCATCAGTTGTGAACACGGCACGCGACGTGTCACACGCACTGAGTATGACGGAACGGTTACCGTCCTCATAGACAACTTCGAGGGCAAACGCTTCAACGCCCCAAACGACGCAGTTGTCCATCCTGATGGACATATCTGGTTTACGGATCCGGGATACGGTATCCTTACGCATTATGAAGGACATAAAGCAGAATTTGAACTGCCGACTTCCGTTTATCGCCTGAACCCAGACACTGGCGAGGCAGTCGTTGTGACGGAGGAAATCGAGAGACCGAACGGCTTATGTTTTTCACCTGACTATGATAAACTTTACGTTGCTGATACCGGTCCACCGAAAAATATCGTTATCCATGATGTTGTAGACGGTGAACGCTTGGCTAACAAACAGGTGTTCGCTGATATGGCACCCGGTGCCGCTGACGGTCTTCGATGCGATATTGACGGTAACTTGTGGGCAGGCACAGGTTGGGTCGGCGAAGGCTACGACGGTGTGCATATCTTCGCGCCAGACGGAACGCTTATCGGTAAAATTCACCTTCCCGAGATTTGTGCGAATATCTGCTTCGGTGGCGTAAAACGAAATAGGCTCTTTATGGCAGGCAGTCAATCTCTTTATTCAGTTTATGTCAATGCACAAGGGGTGCCGTACTTTTAA
- a CDS encoding DUF1552 domain-containing protein yields the protein MSISKQLSRRTFLRGLGVSIALPWLEVMGPITSWANAPTSAQTVPNRMAFLYVPNGKIMEDWTPTQVGTDYELTDILKPLENVKDKMLVLSGLTADKARANGDGGGDHARAMAAFLTGAQPRKTDGADIHAGVSVDQVAASHVGRRTRMPSLELGIDPGRRAGNCDSGYSCVYSSTLSWRSATQPLPKEVNPKLAFERLFSTLPDTEREERDQRRKSVLDFVMQDSKDLRRHVTGNDVRKLDEYFSSIRDIELRIEAAEKFPPVESPDYTVPEEIPEDYQEHLHLMMDLMVLAFQADITRVTTFVLANEGSNRPYPFVDVSEGHHYLSHHSGDEEKIEKIKRIDVFHSEQLAYFLEKLAATSEGDGSLLDHSMILYGSGNADGNRHSHHDLPIILAGGGCGTIKTGRHIRYPKETPLNNLWLSMLNRMDVEVAQIGDSTGSLQGLS from the coding sequence ATGAGCATCTCAAAACAACTTTCACGTCGAACATTCTTACGCGGTCTCGGTGTCAGTATTGCCCTCCCGTGGCTGGAAGTCATGGGTCCTATCACATCGTGGGCGAACGCGCCTACGAGCGCACAGACAGTTCCGAATCGGATGGCTTTCCTTTACGTGCCGAATGGAAAAATCATGGAGGATTGGACACCGACGCAGGTAGGCACTGACTATGAACTCACGGATATCTTGAAACCGTTGGAAAATGTAAAGGACAAAATGCTGGTACTCAGTGGACTGACCGCTGACAAAGCACGCGCGAACGGGGATGGTGGTGGCGATCACGCCCGAGCGATGGCTGCCTTCCTGACAGGCGCACAGCCCCGTAAAACCGATGGTGCTGACATTCATGCCGGTGTTTCTGTTGACCAAGTCGCTGCATCGCACGTCGGCAGACGGACCCGGATGCCTTCGCTTGAACTCGGAATTGATCCCGGCAGAAGGGCAGGCAATTGCGACTCCGGTTATAGCTGCGTCTACTCATCAACGTTGTCGTGGCGTTCTGCTACGCAGCCCCTGCCTAAAGAGGTAAACCCAAAACTCGCTTTTGAGCGTCTCTTCTCAACCCTTCCAGATACAGAACGGGAAGAACGCGATCAGCGGCGCAAAAGCGTCCTCGATTTCGTGATGCAGGACTCAAAAGACCTGCGCCGACACGTCACAGGGAACGATGTCCGCAAACTTGATGAGTACTTCTCCTCTATCCGAGACATTGAATTGAGAATCGAAGCAGCTGAAAAATTTCCACCGGTTGAAAGCCCAGACTATACCGTACCGGAGGAAATTCCAGAAGATTATCAGGAGCATCTGCATCTCATGATGGACCTGATGGTACTCGCATTTCAGGCGGATATAACCCGTGTTACGACCTTCGTCCTCGCAAATGAGGGAAGTAACAGACCCTATCCGTTTGTCGATGTCTCAGAGGGGCACCACTATCTGTCACATCACAGTGGCGATGAAGAGAAGATAGAAAAAATCAAGCGGATTGATGTTTTCCATTCCGAGCAGTTGGCATACTTCTTGGAAAAACTCGCCGCAACGTCTGAAGGCGATGGATCGCTCCTTGATCATTCGATGATTCTGTACGGTAGCGGAAACGCAGACGGCAACCGACACAGCCACCACGATCTCCCCATTATACTCGCAGGCGGTGGTTGCGGCACGATCAAAACCGGACGTCACATCCGTTATCCAAAAGAGACTCCCCTGAACAACCTATGGCTGTCAATGCTCAATCGTATGGATGTTGAGGTGGCACAAATAGGCGATAGCACTGGTAGCTTACAAGGACTTTCTTAA
- a CDS encoding Uma2 family endonuclease, producing METLKDFEFKQRKYMPVFPKASGKPTISIEGYPGEDDEPMAATGYHAEQISNFFDQLYRYFAINPHIYVGVDNFIYYRKGDLTKVVAPDVYVVLGVDKFPQRRSFYTWSEGAVPTAVFEFLSDSTANQDRNEKVQLYLMDMGVPEYFIHQPEMEKPPEFRGWRRSSSGDISEILPDTQGGLFSETLNLLFRWEDILPNEVRLLRPYLPDGTLITTSMEEEHLRIEEKRLRMEEQHRRMEEERLRMEEQHRRMEEQHRRMEEERLRMEEQRLRIEEERLRMEEQRLRIEAEARAEEETRRRQALEAELERLRGG from the coding sequence ATGGAGACTCTCAAAGACTTTGAATTCAAGCAGAGAAAATATATGCCTGTCTTTCCAAAAGCGAGTGGGAAACCGACGATCTCCATTGAAGGATACCCCGGCGAGGACGATGAACCTATGGCTGCCACAGGATACCATGCGGAACAGATTTCTAACTTTTTTGACCAACTCTATCGATATTTTGCAATCAATCCGCATATCTATGTTGGCGTTGACAATTTCATCTATTATCGTAAAGGCGACCTCACAAAAGTCGTCGCGCCAGATGTTTATGTTGTCTTAGGCGTTGATAAATTTCCGCAACGGCGCAGTTTTTACACGTGGTCCGAAGGTGCGGTTCCCACCGCAGTTTTTGAATTCCTTTCGGATTCAACGGCGAATCAAGACCGGAATGAAAAAGTTCAATTGTATTTGATGGACATGGGGGTTCCAGAATACTTCATCCATCAGCCTGAAATGGAGAAGCCGCCGGAGTTTCGAGGGTGGCGGCGAAGTTCATCGGGTGACATCAGCGAAATCCTACCGGACACGCAAGGGGGGTTGTTCAGCGAGACGTTAAATCTCTTGTTTCGCTGGGAGGATATCCTGCCTAACGAAGTGCGACTCTTACGTCCCTATCTGCCGGACGGCACCCTAATCACGACTTCTATGGAAGAGGAGCATCTGAGAATAGAGGAGAAGCGTCTGAGAATGGAGGAGCAGCATCGGAGAATGGAAGAGGAGCGTCTGAGAATGGAGGAGCAGCATCGGAGAATGGAGGAGCAGCATCGGAGAATGGAAGAGGAGCGTCTGAGAATGGAGGAACAGCGTCTGAGAATAGAAGAGGAGCGTCTAAGAATGGAGGAACAGCGTCTGAGAATAGAAGCGGAAGCGCGTGCCGAAGAAGAAACGAGACGACGACAGGCTTTAGAGGCTGAATTAGAACGTCTCCGGGGAGGTTAG
- a CDS encoding FG-GAP-like repeat-containing protein, protein MKNKNISIFVLFLTCLLSLLSSAAVEFVDVTAGSGIDFRHINGAEGAYHLPETLGSGGAFFEANNDGYLDVYLVNSGYWDTSASAKQVSSALYQNNGDGTFTDITITAEVGNRGNYGQGVACADYNNDGNVDIYVTNVGANVLYRNNGDGTFTDVTRLAGVGDPSWSSSATFLDYNRDGHLDLFVVNYLVYARDVTYRPCGEGNTHTYCHPSLFEGAPDRLYRNNGDGTFTDVSQEAGVGGIGGMFHGKGLGVVSADFNNDGISDLYIANDDTRNDFFYNNGDGTFSEISLLAGCAYSFDGIAQAGMGVAADDYNGDGWMDIFVTNLSYETNALYRNNGDGTFTDVIYEAHLGKESFHFVGFGTGFFDADNDGWRDIFIANGHIIDNIEETHDVLTYRQPNQLFRNSGDATFQEISESAGAYFQRKAVSRGALFGDYDNDGDVDLLVTHSDGPITLLRNDSTPAHNWIRIKTVGVISSRDGVGTRVTLRAGERTQVQEVNPGASYLSSHDPRLHFGLGANASVDRLEVRWQSGVVQTFENLPVNREHVISEFSDTPEGTLLKAVWTNDIATVRSTNTDVNIKDALGRTPLHIAAEKGYAEIVLFFVENGADVNVPDTNGNTPLIFSIHKIGDLEITRRLLEKGAAVNAQNRTGETALMYAAWRGLPDIVQLLLEQRADISLKNRQGNTALTLAESKGNLNIVQMLRAATE, encoded by the coding sequence ATGAAAAATAAAAATATATCTATCTTTGTCCTATTCCTTACATGTCTCCTTTCATTGCTGTCATCCGCTGCGGTCGAATTCGTCGATGTGACTGCAGGATCAGGAATTGATTTTCGACATATCAACGGTGCCGAAGGTGCGTATCACCTACCGGAAACCCTCGGCTCTGGTGGCGCGTTTTTTGAGGCAAACAACGACGGTTATCTCGATGTCTATCTCGTCAACAGCGGTTATTGGGACACATCCGCTTCAGCGAAACAGGTCTCCAGTGCGCTCTATCAAAACAACGGTGACGGCACATTTACTGACATCACTATAACCGCTGAGGTTGGTAACCGAGGTAACTATGGACAGGGAGTCGCTTGCGCCGACTATAACAACGATGGGAACGTAGATATTTATGTAACCAATGTCGGTGCGAATGTGCTCTACCGCAACAACGGGGACGGAACGTTCACGGATGTCACACGCCTTGCGGGTGTCGGCGATCCGAGCTGGAGCAGCAGCGCGACTTTTCTCGACTACAATCGAGATGGACACCTTGATCTCTTCGTTGTTAACTACCTCGTGTATGCACGCGATGTTACGTATCGTCCGTGCGGAGAAGGTAACACACATACTTATTGCCATCCTTCTTTATTTGAAGGCGCGCCTGATAGACTTTACCGCAACAATGGGGATGGAACGTTCACGGACGTTAGTCAAGAAGCCGGTGTAGGTGGGATTGGTGGCATGTTTCACGGTAAAGGATTAGGGGTCGTTTCAGCCGATTTCAACAATGACGGTATTTCTGATCTTTATATTGCCAATGACGATACCCGAAACGATTTCTTCTACAATAACGGGGACGGCACATTCAGCGAAATTTCGCTGCTTGCCGGATGCGCCTACAGTTTCGACGGTATTGCACAGGCGGGTATGGGTGTCGCTGCTGACGATTACAACGGTGACGGGTGGATGGATATCTTTGTCACAAACTTATCTTATGAAACCAATGCGCTCTATCGCAACAATGGCGATGGCACATTTACAGATGTTATTTACGAGGCACATCTCGGTAAAGAGAGCTTCCACTTTGTCGGGTTCGGCACAGGCTTCTTTGATGCAGATAACGACGGTTGGCGGGACATCTTCATCGCTAACGGACATATCATCGACAATATTGAGGAGACACACGATGTTTTGACCTATCGTCAACCCAATCAACTCTTTCGGAATAGCGGAGACGCTACTTTCCAAGAAATTTCCGAAAGTGCTGGTGCTTATTTTCAACGCAAAGCGGTGAGTCGAGGCGCGCTCTTCGGCGATTATGACAATGATGGAGATGTGGACCTGCTCGTCACACACTCTGATGGTCCTATCACCTTATTACGAAACGACAGCACGCCAGCGCATAATTGGATACGCATTAAGACCGTCGGTGTTATCAGCAGTCGCGACGGGGTTGGGACGCGCGTCACCTTGAGGGCAGGTGAACGGACACAGGTCCAAGAGGTAAATCCAGGGGCAAGTTATCTATCGAGTCATGACCCCCGCCTCCACTTCGGTTTAGGGGCAAATGCCAGTGTTGATAGACTTGAGGTGAGATGGCAGAGCGGTGTCGTGCAAACTTTTGAAAATCTACCGGTAAATCGAGAACACGTTATTTCCGAATTTTCGGATACACCGGAAGGGACGCTTCTTAAAGCCGTGTGGACAAACGACATTGCAACGGTTCGTAGCACGAATACAGATGTAAATATAAAAGATGCACTCGGCAGGACTCCGTTGCACATTGCTGCAGAAAAGGGGTATGCGGAGATAGTACTGTTTTTCGTTGAAAATGGAGCAGATGTGAACGTCCCGGACACCAACGGCAATACACCCTTAATCTTTAGTATCCATAAAATAGGAGACTTGGAGATAACCAGACGGTTGCTTGAAAAAGGCGCGGCGGTAAACGCGCAAAACCGAACGGGTGAAACGGCGTTGATGTATGCAGCGTGGCGAGGGCTTCCAGATATCGTCCAACTTTTACTTGAGCAGCGTGCTGATATCTCCCTAAAAAATAGACAGGGGAATACGGCATTGACCCTCGCAGAATCAAAGGGAAACCTAAACATTGTACAGATGCTCCGAGCGGCCACAGAATAG
- a CDS encoding formylglycine-generating enzyme family protein, which yields MNDLHHNRSEYILPTLCLLLYAFLADPSSVLAEPNLCLIPAGTFIMGSDTDLPNEAPMHKIYLNAYYIGKTEVTNVEYYRFWLETGGAGSEHTPISYGGGFGTWPEIAKTKPDHPVVGVSWHSAAAYAAWRGMRLPTEAEWEKAARGTNARRWPWGNTFKQRIKSRNIHANVWDQSDAHLQPVGSYATGVSPYGTQDMAGNVWEWVADWYSETFYHHTPDRNPTGPAVGSRRVVRGGSWLNAEMLARCSTRIGQYPEIGTSFIGFRLAKDADSLNEK from the coding sequence ATGAACGACTTACATCACAATCGAAGTGAATATATTTTACCTACATTATGCTTATTACTTTACGCCTTTCTCGCGGATCCGTCGTCTGTATTGGCAGAACCTAATCTCTGCCTGATACCTGCTGGCACCTTCATTATGGGCAGCGATACAGACCTACCGAACGAAGCACCGATGCATAAAATCTATCTGAATGCTTACTATATCGGTAAGACGGAGGTCACCAATGTCGAATATTATCGGTTTTGGCTTGAAACCGGTGGTGCTGGTAGTGAACACACCCCCATCAGTTATGGCGGCGGGTTCGGCACCTGGCCCGAGATTGCCAAAACAAAACCCGATCACCCAGTGGTTGGTGTATCGTGGCATTCTGCTGCCGCCTATGCAGCGTGGCGAGGCATGCGGCTCCCAACGGAAGCTGAATGGGAAAAGGCAGCACGCGGCACGAATGCGAGACGCTGGCCCTGGGGGAACACTTTCAAACAGCGTATTAAGAGCAGAAACATCCACGCGAACGTTTGGGATCAATCGGATGCACATTTGCAACCCGTAGGGTCTTACGCGACAGGTGTAAGTCCTTATGGGACACAGGATATGGCGGGCAATGTGTGGGAGTGGGTAGCGGATTGGTATTCAGAAACATTTTATCATCACACACCCGATCGAAATCCAACAGGCCCCGCGGTTGGCAGCCGGCGTGTTGTGAGAGGCGGATCCTGGTTGAACGCTGAAATGCTGGCGCGGTGTTCAACACGAATCGGTCAATATCCAGAAATTGGTACCAGCTTTATCGGATTCCGTCTGGCGAAAGATGCCGATTCTCTCAATGAAAAATAA